The following nucleotide sequence is from Tardiphaga alba.
TCGTCTTCCGGCATCACGATGCGAAACTGGAAACCGTGAAGGTCGATCGACGGGACGATCCCGAAATGATCGGTCCCGAACACATGCAGGCGATGCTGGAGTTCATCCTGCGAAATCGTCAGCGGGATTTTGCAGATTTTTTCATAGGCAGCGCGTGAATTGCGATTGTTGCCCCATCGCACCGCGCGCTCGATCAGCGGATCGCTTTGCGTCGCCAACGTCCGCGCCATGCGCCAGAACATCTGGACCAGCTTCGTATAGGTCATCTCTTCAAGAGCATTGACGTTCATGCCGGGCGGAATCGAGAACACCTCGACTTCGACGATCGGACCGGCATCGACGCGCTCGACCATGCGGTGCATCGTGCAACCGAAATCGCTCGCGCGTTCGTAAAGCGCGAAATGCGATGGCGCCCAGCCGGGATAGGCCGGCGGCCCCGGATGAAAATTGTAGGCGCCGTAGCCGAGCTGGTCGAGCAGCGCACCGGGCACGATCACATTGGTCGTGAACGAGATGAGACGCGCGCGCCGCAGCCATTCCGGCTCGATGGCAGCAAGATCCGCCGCCGTGAACACCGGCAGCACCGTAAGCCCCGGATTGTGACCGCGCAGAAGCGTCGTGAAGACCGAATGCTCAGCGGGGCCAGTCAGAAGAATGATGGTGTCGAACATACGGGCGCCACTGCTGCGAATCGAAGTGCTGCAAGAGTCGCAGTCAGGTCTTAACAAGTGGTGATCGCCCATCCCGCCTCGCCGCGCCGCAGCACAATGGCGACACGTTATCGTCATCTCCGCAGGAACATGCACGATGCCATGTTGTTGTCTTTCGACACACGGGAGCAACAGGAGGACGCGACATGGCGAATACGCCTCAACAAAACGACCCGCATCGCCTGAACGACATCAATGACAGCTCCGGCGAACAAACGCGATTTGACCGAGAGCTGCAGGCCGATCCCGAGTTGCGGGAAGGCCCCGCATCCGGTGGGCGGATATTCATTTACGGCGTCGCCGCCGCGGTATTGCTTGGCGTTGTGTTCTACGGCCTTAACAGTGGATCGATGAACCCGAACGACGCGGCCAAGACGGCATCGCAATCGACACCGGCCACGCAGGACAGCGCACCGAAGGCGCCAGCGCCGACAAACAACATTGCGGACTCGAACAGCAGCACCAAGCCGCCGGTGGCACCGGGCGTTCGTGACGTCACACCGACGAAGGACAATCCTGGTGTGACCACGGGCTCTGCACCAGCGCGCCCGCAGGCGCCGCAATCCGCGCCCACCGGGACGGAGGTCGATAGCTCAAAGGGCGGCGCAGCGAATTGATCGCTGCGCACGGGCAGACGAAACAGCGGACATCATACGTGCCCGCTGTTTCGTCATGCGTGCGACCAAGCGACGTATAATCTGATATTATCAACATCGGCGAAACCCGCGAGTCTGACCGAATATTCATGCAGCGTTCAGCCAGAATCCGTCCAATTCGACGCGACGCGCGTCGATGTCCTGCAACGTTTTCGCCGCGTGCGCGTAACGTTCTCGAAGGCGCATCATTTTCGTCGTAGTGTCGCATTGCGGCACGCCCCAAGGGAGATCAGCCATGAAAAGAATCTTTGCCGCAGCACTGTTCGCCGCGACCGTCGGCGGCTTTAGCAGTGCGAATGCAGCCATGCCAATGGCGCCACTCAGCGCAGCCGATACGGCTGGGGTCATTCAGGTCGCACAGGGCTGCGGCCCAGGTTATGCACGCGGTCCACGCGGCTTCTGCCGTCCAATGTATCGTGCTGCCCCCGTCATTCGCTCGTGCCCGCGCGGCTGGTTCCGCAATCCCTATGGCCGCTGCATCCGCCGTTGGTGATCGCGGCCCATCGATATAAAAAGACCCCGCCTCGCCGGCGGGGTTTTTTGTTGGCTCGTGCTGCGCTTGCAATGATCGTCACAGAGACGTGCCAGAGTGGCTGTCCATCGCAGGGAGATCATCGTGTCGCGCATCTATCTTCGCTTCATCGTGGCAGGACTGTCGATTCTTCTCCATCTTTCGCCGGCGCTGGCGCAGATGCTGCCGCTACCGAGCGAACAGCAACTTGGACCACGACCGTTCTATCTCGTCGATACGATGAAGGACGGAGCACTGAAGACGCAACTCAGCGCCTGCACCGGGCCGTTTCGCAAGAGCAATTTTTCCATCGCCCATCGCGGGGCACCGCTGCAGCTTCCCGAGCACAGCCGGGAATCCTATCTCGCCGCGGCGCGCATGGGCGCCGGCGTGATCGAATGCGACGTGACCTTCACGAGGGATCGCCAACTCGTCTGCCGTCACTCGCAATGCGATCTGCACACCACCACCAACATTCTTTCGAAGCCGGACCTCGCAACGAAATGCACGCAGCCTTTCAGCCCTGCCGATCCGGCCACGGGCAAGAAAGCGTCCGCAAAATGCTGCACCAGCGACATCACACTGGCCGAGTTCAAGACGCTGACTGCCAAAATGGATGCCGCCGACACATCCGCCACCAATGTGGCCGACTATCAGAACGGCACGCCGCGCTGGCGCACCGATCTCTATGCCAGCCCGGGCACGTTGATGACCCACGCCGAGAGCATCGCGTTGATCAAGAGTCTCGGCGCAAAATTCACGCCGGAGCTAAAGGCGCCGGAAGTACCGATGCCGTTCGACGGCGACTACAGCCAGGAAAAGTACGCCACGCAGATGCTCGATGAATATCGCGCCGCCGGCATTCCGGCGGCCGACGTGTTTCCGCAGAGCTTCGACCTCAACGACATCAAGTTCTGGCTTCGCACAGCACCGGATTTTGGTGCACAGGCGGTCTATTTGGACGGCCGCTATGCAGCCCCCAGCTTCGATCACCTGCGCTCGGAAACATGGACGCCATCGATGCCCGAGCTGAAAGCCGCCGGACTACGGATCCTCGCGCCGCCGATCTATATGCTGCTGACGCTCGACAGCAGCGGCCGCATCGTGCCCTCTCACTATGCGCGCGCCGCACGCGAAGCCGGCCTCGATCTAATCACATGGTCGCTGGAGCGGGACGGGCCGCTGACCAAGGGCGGCGGCTTCTTCCATCGCTCGATCAAACCGGCCATCGACCGCGAAGGCGACACGATGACCGTGCTCGATGTGCTGGCGAAAGACGTGGGCGTGCGCGGCGTGTTTTCCGATTGGCCGGCGACGACGACATTCTATGCGAGCTGCACGGGATTGCGCTGACCGCAGGCGCTACTTCGTCTCGCTGTCATAGACGAATTTCGGCATTTCCCATTTCAACCGGATTGCCAGCAGGCGGAATGTCAGGCCGACCGCGAAGGCCGCAGCGATGACGATATCCGGGCTGAGCCCGTATGTGATGCCGCCGATATAAAGCAGCCCGGTCACGATCGACACGCTGGCGTAAAGCTCGGCGCGAAACAGCAGCGGCACGTCGTTGCACAGCACGTCGCGGATGACGCCACCGACGCAGCCGGTGATCATCCCCGCCACGACGACGATCAGCAGCGGCTGGTTCATGCTCATGGCGACATTGGCGCCCATGATCGTGAACACGACGAGGCCAATGGCGTCAAGGATGAGAAAGATGGTGTGGAAGCGATGCACGAATTGCGCGATCCCGATGGTGGCCAGCGCCGCCCCGCCCGTCAGCAGCAGCAGATACGGGCTTTGCACCCACCACAGCGGATAGTGCCCGAGCAGCATGTCGCGCACCGAGCCTCCGCCGAGCGCGGTGATGCAGCCGAGCATGGCCACGCCCAGCCAGTCCATGTTGCGCCGGCCAGCGGCCAGCGCCGCCGTCATCGCTTCGGCAACCAGCGCAACCATGGCAAGGGGAAACAGCAGGGCTTCGGTATGGGGCACGATTCGTTCATCCAGAGGACTCGCACGCTCTCTAGCATGAAATCAGCGCTCCGCCTGCCCTGCCGTATTCGCTCGCGCTACCAGTAGCGACGCCGGCGCCAATAACGGCGACGCACCACATAGCGGCGACGCCAGCCCCAATGGCGGCGTCGATAACCCCAGACCCTGCGACGCCGCCAGCGACGACGACGCCAGCCGACCTGCTCCGGCTGCAAGTGATCCACATCTTCCTTCGTCGCGACAGCAGGCTTCGGCGCATCCTCCGCTTTGCGATCATCAAGCGGAGTAAGCGGCGGCAAAGGCGCAGCGTTCACGGTTCCAAACATCTGCACGGTCGCCACAGCGCCCGCAGCGAAGCCGAGACCGAGTTTCAGAAAATGACGGCGCTCCATTCGCGATCCTCCCTGAGGTGTTGTCGCGGCAGCTTCCGACCCACGGGATGAACGAGCGCTGAATGCACGCACCGAAACGCATCTCAAAAGCAGAAGGCCGATAGCGGAAGCTACCGGCCTACCGAAAACACGAATTCAGAATGCGTCGTTACAACGGCATGTTGTCGTGCTTCTTCATCGGCACTTCCACATGCTTGTCCTTCAGCATCGCCAGAGCGCGGGCGATGCGCTTGCGGGTGGAGTGCGGCATGATCACGTCGTCGATATAGCCGCGCTCGGCGGCCACGAAAGGCGACAAGAAGCGGTCTTCATATTCCTTGGTGCGCGCGGCGATCTTCTCGGCATCGCCGATATCCCCGCGGAAGATGATTTCCACCGCGCCCTTCGCGCCCATCACCGCGATCTGCGCGGTCGGCCAGGCGTAGTTCATGTCGGCGCCGATTTCCTTCGAAGCCATCACGTCGAACGCGCCACCATAGGCCTTTCGCGTGATCACGGTGACCAGCGGCACGGTGCACTGGCTATAGGCGAACAGCAGTTTTGCGCCATGCTTGATGAGGCCGCCATATTCCTGCGCGGTGCCCGGCAGGAAGCCCGGCACGTCGACGAAGGTCACGATCGGAATATTGAAGGCGTCGCAGAAGCGCACGAAGCGCGCGGCCTTGCGCGATGCGTCGCTGTCCAGCACGCCGGCCAGCACCATCGGCTGGTTGGCGACGAAGCCCACCGTCTTGCCGGCAATGCGGCCGAAACCGGTGACGATGTTCTTCGCAAATGTGTCCGCGAGTTCGAAGAAGTCGCCCTCGTCCACGACCTTCAGGATCAGTTCCTTGATGTCATAGGGCTTGTTCGGATTGTCGGGGATCAGCGTATCGAGACTGTCATCGGTGCGCTCGATGTCGTCGAAGCTCGGCCATTCCGGCGTGCCTGCGGTGTTGTTGGACGGCAGGAAGTCGATCAGCCGGCGCATCTGCAGCAGCGTCTCGACATCGTTCTCG
It contains:
- a CDS encoding formyltransferase family protein, yielding MFDTIILLTGPAEHSVFTTLLRGHNPGLTVLPVFTAADLAAIEPEWLRRARLISFTTNVIVPGALLDQLGYGAYNFHPGPPAYPGWAPSHFALYERASDFGCTMHRMVERVDAGPIVEVEVFSIPPGMNVNALEEMTYTKLVQMFWRMARTLATQSDPLIERAVRWGNNRNSRAAYEKICKIPLTISQDELQHRLHVFGTDHFGIVPSIDLHGFQFRIVMPEDEGQNVGTAVVGS
- a CDS encoding twin-arginine translocation (Tat); its protein translation is MERRHFLKLGLGFAAGAVATVQMFGTVNAAPLPPLTPLDDRKAEDAPKPAVATKEDVDHLQPEQVGWRRRRWRRRRVWGYRRRHWGWRRRYVVRRRYWRRRRYW
- a CDS encoding GCG_CRPN prefix-to-repeats domain-containing protein — its product is MKRIFAAALFAATVGGFSSANAAMPMAPLSAADTAGVIQVAQGCGPGYARGPRGFCRPMYRAAPVIRSCPRGWFRNPYGRCIRRW
- a CDS encoding glycerophosphodiester phosphodiesterase family protein; this translates as MLPLPSEQQLGPRPFYLVDTMKDGALKTQLSACTGPFRKSNFSIAHRGAPLQLPEHSRESYLAAARMGAGVIECDVTFTRDRQLVCRHSQCDLHTTTNILSKPDLATKCTQPFSPADPATGKKASAKCCTSDITLAEFKTLTAKMDAADTSATNVADYQNGTPRWRTDLYASPGTLMTHAESIALIKSLGAKFTPELKAPEVPMPFDGDYSQEKYATQMLDEYRAAGIPAADVFPQSFDLNDIKFWLRTAPDFGAQAVYLDGRYAAPSFDHLRSETWTPSMPELKAAGLRILAPPIYMLLTLDSSGRIVPSHYARAAREAGLDLITWSLERDGPLTKGGGFFHRSIKPAIDREGDTMTVLDVLAKDVGVRGVFSDWPATTTFYASCTGLR
- a CDS encoding acyl-CoA carboxylase subunit beta — encoded protein: MKEILDTLEARRAGAKLGGGEKRIESQHSKGKLTARERIELLLDKGSFEEFDMFVEHRSVEFGMDKSKIPGDGVVTGWGTVNGRKIFVFAKDFTVFGGSLSETHALKITKIQDMAMKARAPIIGLYDAGGARIQEGVAALAGYSYVFRRNVQASGVIPQISVIMGPCAGGDVYSPAMTDFIFMVKNTSYMFVTGPDVVKTVTNEVVTAEELGGASVHATKSSIADGAFENDVETLLQMRRLIDFLPSNNTAGTPEWPSFDDIERTDDSLDTLIPDNPNKPYDIKELILKVVDEGDFFELADTFAKNIVTGFGRIAGKTVGFVANQPMVLAGVLDSDASRKAARFVRFCDAFNIPIVTFVDVPGFLPGTAQEYGGLIKHGAKLLFAYSQCTVPLVTVITRKAYGGAFDVMASKEIGADMNYAWPTAQIAVMGAKGAVEIIFRGDIGDAEKIAARTKEYEDRFLSPFVAAERGYIDDVIMPHSTRKRIARALAMLKDKHVEVPMKKHDNMPL
- a CDS encoding trimeric intracellular cation channel family protein, with the translated sequence MPHTEALLFPLAMVALVAEAMTAALAAGRRNMDWLGVAMLGCITALGGGSVRDMLLGHYPLWWVQSPYLLLLTGGAALATIGIAQFVHRFHTIFLILDAIGLVVFTIMGANVAMSMNQPLLIVVVAGMITGCVGGVIRDVLCNDVPLLFRAELYASVSIVTGLLYIGGITYGLSPDIVIAAAFAVGLTFRLLAIRLKWEMPKFVYDSETK